The following proteins are encoded in a genomic region of Corylus avellana chromosome ca4, CavTom2PMs-1.0:
- the LOC132178227 gene encoding uncharacterized protein LOC132178227: MEIKKWTRPPQGWYKINCDAAVDGKNGRMGVGLILIDHDGGVLATGSFTKKGWLDPTTVEVMATIRAAQFCKEMDVSNVLIEGDAQKIIQALQNGDQNGSRYGQLVEDAKLILTSLMNWKPNYVRRNVNGAAHILAKMATRHIVDCVWRDGILDCICDIIQAEQIASA; the protein is encoded by the coding sequence ATGGAAATCAAAAAGTGGACGAGACCTCCTCAGGGGTGGTACAAGATCAATTGTGATGCGGCTGTGGATGGAAAAAATGGGAGGATGGGGGTAGGATTAATCCTCATAGATCATGATGGAGGGGTCCTTGCCACTGGGAGTTTTACGAAAAAGGGCTGGCTAGATCCGACTACTGTAGAAGTGATGGCTACAATAAGAGCAGCCCAGTTCTGCAAAGAAATGGATGTGAGCAATGTCCTTATAGAGGGAGATGCACAGAAAATTATACAGGCGCTACAGAATGGGGATCAAAATGGAAGCAGGTATGGACAACTAGTAGAGGATGCAAAACTAATTTTAACCTCTCTGATGAATTGGAAACCCAATTATGTACGCCGGAATGTAAATGGTGCAGCACATATACTTGCTAAAATGGCAACCAGACATATCGTAGACTGTGTATGGAGGGATGGGATACTCGATTGTATCTGTGATATTATTCAAGCGGAGCAAATTGCTTCAGCCTGA
- the LOC132179061 gene encoding inositol 1,3,4-trisphosphate 5/6-kinase 4, translating into MGAAVGGVILDESVLLAPQHDDDVPANSSLQSGAESLLRKLRHSKIRVGISYGLDLSDHKVSLLKRMATLYSYDCFILNASSLDDAKNEIILAWGDIGSSILYLVSDKKMEVFPKLSNCGWLVVVLGSPGQESADGGRACEYSSMVYINKLEELPLTVCHLNRKALRSSAATVGYVMKPSREEDFAKRGAFPLYPTQNGLMFLPLTFELPLAPQLQEVDIVLHKATDEIVSIELSSSTNFSERISYTRGMQELQRYMEHQSDCCVIDPFNNIYPVVDRLKIQEILLGLEALNTEGHCTIRGPHFLKVDNFHEHDLVQRLSEAKLSLPSIVKPQVACGVANAHTMAIVFRTEDFKDLMVPLPAVVQEYVDHSSTLYKFYVLGEKVFYAVKKSTPNADILMKLSESNGLKPLVFDSLKSLPTGGEDQHRGDSNCSKVTNHCIDLELVTDAANWLMGMLDLTIFGFDVVIQECTGDHVIVDVNYLPSFKEVPDDIAIPAFWSAIKKKFESRKSK; encoded by the exons atgggtgcGGCAGTAGGAGGAGTGATATTGGACGAGTCAGTACTATTAGCCCCTCAGCACGACGACGATGTTCCTGCGAACTCATCGTTACAATCCGGCGCTGAGTCTCTTCTTCGGAAGCTCCGCCATTCCAAAATCCGTGTG GGGATTTCTTATGGACTGGATCTCTCAGATCATAAG GTGAGTCTTCTTAAAAGGATGGCGACACTATACTCGTATGACTGTTTTATCTTAAATGCATCTTCTTTAGATGATGCTAAAAATGAGATTATTCTGGCTTGGGGTGACATTGGAAGCAGTATTTTGTACCTAGTTTCTGACAAGAAGATGGAAGTATTTCCTAAACTAAGCAACTGTGGTTGGCTGGTCGTTGTTCTAG GATCTCCTGGGCAAGAATCAGCAGATG GTGGTAGGGCATGTGAGTATTCAAGCATGGTTTATATCAACAAGCTAGAAGAGTTGCCTTTGACTGTATGCCACTTGAATCGAAAG GCACTTCGCAGCAGTGCTGCAACTGTTGGATATGTTATGAAACCTTCTCGTGAAGAAGATTTTGCTAAG AGGGGTGCATTCCCTTTGTATCCTACTCAAAATGGATTGATGTTCTTGCCCCTCACCTTTGAGCTTCCTTTAGCACCTCAGTTGCAAGAAGTTGACATAGTTCTCCACAAAGCAACTGATGAAATTGTATCCATTGAATTGAGCAGTTCTACAAACTTCTCTGAAAGAATATCTTACACCAGGGGCATGCAGGAATTGCAAAG ATATATGGAGCATCAATCGGATTGCTGTGTgattgacccatttaataaCATTTACCCTGTAGTGGATCGGCTGAAAATTCAAGAGATTCTCCTTGGGCTGGAGGCTCTTAATACTGAAGGCCACTGTACCATCAGGGGCCCCCATTTTCTCAAG GTTGATAATTTCCATGAACATGATTTGGTGCAAAGGCTGTCTGAAGCCAAATTATCTCTTCCAAGTATTGTGAAACCGCAAGTTGCCTGCGGTGTAGCTAATGCTCACACTATG GCAATTGTATTCAGAACTGAAGATTTTAAGGACTTGATGGTTCCTCTTCCAGCTGTTGTGCAG GAATACGTAGATCATTCATCCACTCTGTACAAATTTTACGTCCTGGGTgaaaaagttttctatgctGTTAAAAAGTCTACACCAAACGCAGATATCTTGATGAAATTATCTGAAAGTAATGGACTCAAACCTCTAGTTTTTGACAG CTTAAAATCTCTACCCACTGGCGGTGAAGACCAGCATCGTGGGGACAGTAATTGCTCCAAGGTCACTAATCATTGCATTGATCTTGAGCTGGTCACAGATGCTGCAAATTGGCTAATGGGAATGCTTGATCTTACTATCTTTGGCTTTGATGTTGTT attcagGAATGCACCGGCGACCATGTCATTGTGGATGTAAATTATCTCCCGTCATTTAAAGAAGTGCCTGATGATATTGCAATCCCTGCGTTTTGGAGCGCTATTAAGAAGAAATTTGAATCAAGAAAGTCGAAGTAA
- the LOC132177733 gene encoding probable uridine nucleosidase 2: MAAQPKKIIIDTDPGIDDAMAIFLALRSPEVEVIGLTTIYGNVYTTLATRNALHLLEVAGRTDIPVAEGSHVTITKGTKLRIADFVHGVDGLGNQNFSPPKGKPIEQSAVAFLIEQAALYPGKITVVALGPLTNIALAIQQDPSFLKNIGQIVVLGGAFGVNGNVNPAAEANIFGDPDAADIVFTSGADVLAVGINVTHQVVLSDADREKLASSDGKFAQYLCKILEVYFSYHRDAYGTKGVYLHDPAVLLAAIDPSLFTYTEGVVRVQTSGITRGVTILYNKHKRFGEETEWTDKPTVKVAVTVNAPAVVKLIMERLMDS, translated from the exons ATGGCAGCTCAACCAAAGAAGATCATCATCGACACCGACCCTGGCATTG ATGATGCCATGGCCATTTTTCTGGCATTACGGTCGCCAGAGGTGGAGGTGATTGGACTTACAACTATATATGGGAATGTTTATACGACACTGGCCACGAGAAATGCCTTGCATTTG CTTGAAGTTGCAGGGAGAACTGATATCCCGGTGGCTGAAGGATCTCATGTCACAATTACT AAAGGTACAAAACTTCGTATTGCTGATTTTGTCCATGGTGTGGATGGACTTGGCAACCAAAATTTCTCCCCACCAAAAGGAAAGCCAATTGAGCAGTCAGCAGTTGCTTTTCTCATTGAGCAAGCAGCCCTTTATCCTGGGAAAATTACAGTGGTGGCATTGGGCCCACTTACAAATATTGCATTG GCTATTCAACAAGATCCTTCATTTTTAAAGAATATTGGGCAAATTGTTGTTCTTGGTGGTGCTTTTGGGGTAAATGGGAATGTGAACCCAGCTGCAGAGGCCAAT ATTTTTGGCGATCCAGATGCTGCAGATATTGTTTTTACAAGTGGAGCAGATGTGTTAGCTGTGGGAATAAATGTTACTCATCAAGTTGTCTTGTCAG ATGCTGATAGAGAAAAGTTGGCAAGTTCAGATGGAAAATTTGCTCAGTACTTGTGCAAAATCTTAGAGGTGTACTTCTCTTATCATCGTGATGCATACGGCACAAAAG GAGTTTACCTTCATGATCCAGCAGTCTTACTTGCAGCTATTGATCCCTCACTTTTCACTTACACAGAGGGTGTCGTTAGAGTCCAGACCTCTGGCATCACAAGGGGAGTAACAATATTATACAACAAACATAAAAG GTTTGGTGAAGAAACTGAATGGACTGATAAACCTACGGTGAAGGTTGCGGTCACCGTTAATGCTCCCGCCGTTGTGAAATTGATCATGGAGCGGCTTATGGATTCCTGA